One Streptomyces sp. V4I8 genomic window carries:
- a CDS encoding WhiB family transcriptional regulator, whose protein sequence is MADFSRLPGPNADLWDWQLLAACRGVDSSLFFHPEGERGAARSARENSAKEVCMRCPVRAQCAAHALAVREPYGVWGGLTEDEREELMGRARNRLVSASTTSGEAGPHT, encoded by the coding sequence ATGGCAGATTTCTCCCGCCTTCCCGGACCGAACGCGGACCTGTGGGACTGGCAGCTGCTGGCTGCTTGTCGTGGGGTGGACAGCTCGCTCTTCTTTCATCCGGAGGGCGAGCGCGGTGCGGCTCGGAGCGCTCGAGAGAACTCGGCCAAGGAGGTCTGCATGAGGTGCCCGGTCCGCGCGCAGTGCGCGGCGCACGCGCTGGCGGTGCGCGAACCGTACGGCGTCTGGGGCGGCTTGACCGAGGACGAGCGCGAGGAGCTCATGGGGCGGGCGCGCAACCGGCTGGTGTCGGCGTCGACGACCAGCGGGGAAGCCGGACCGCACACCTGA
- a CDS encoding ester cyclase, translating to MTFVQLIDCRTSRFDEMNRLMDRWVEQTKGKRTATHDVIGKDRSDPAHFIEIVEFASYEEAMRNSNLPETDRIFQEMVALCDEEPTFTDLDVVRDEQLNVLAARAFFEAMGKMEPGRIGDHLTRDYVDHDPSYPQPVRGIDGIREQYEGWRAAFDFTFRIDDQMAQGDQVCTRWTWVARHKGEFLGIPATGQDVSMQGMTWQRFRDGAICESHWLYDRAGLLEQLGVLGQ from the coding sequence ATGACCTTCGTACAGCTCATCGACTGCAGGACCAGCCGTTTCGACGAGATGAACCGGCTGATGGACAGGTGGGTCGAGCAGACCAAGGGAAAGCGGACCGCGACGCACGACGTCATCGGGAAGGACCGGTCCGACCCGGCGCACTTCATCGAGATCGTGGAGTTCGCCTCGTACGAGGAGGCGATGCGCAACTCCAACCTGCCCGAGACCGACCGGATCTTCCAGGAGATGGTGGCGCTCTGTGACGAGGAACCCACGTTCACCGATCTGGACGTGGTGCGTGACGAGCAGCTGAACGTCCTGGCCGCGCGGGCCTTCTTCGAGGCCATGGGCAAGATGGAGCCGGGGCGGATCGGTGACCACCTCACCCGCGACTACGTGGATCACGACCCGTCCTACCCGCAGCCCGTGCGGGGCATCGACGGGATCCGCGAGCAGTACGAGGGGTGGCGGGCCGCCTTCGACTTCACCTTCCGGATCGACGACCAGATGGCCCAGGGAGACCAGGTGTGCACCCGGTGGACCTGGGTCGCGCGCCACAAGGGCGAGTTCCTGGGGATTCCGGCGACCGGACAGGACGTGAGCATGCAGGGCATGACCTGGCAGCGGTTCCGGGACGGCGCGATCTGCGAGAGCCACTGGCTCTACGACCGGGCGGGACTGCTGGAGCAGCTGGGGGTACTCGGTCAGTGA
- a CDS encoding nucleotide sugar dehydrogenase, whose protein sequence is MPADLAVIGLGPYGLPLAKAAVAAGIPTLGYRTGPEAASLSPAELRRMLSGGFRHATSPAELGRVRTAVICAPTPRGADGGLDLSQVEAAARTLAARLRPHTTVILESPVPPGTTENVLRPLLEEGSGMVAGRDFHLAYSPSRIDPGNRDFTPTNTPKVIGGLTPACTESAAAFYGRLTDKVVRARGPREAETVQVLETNFRHVNIALVNEMAVLCHDMGVDLWDVIRCAETKPFGFHAFRPGPGVGGHAVPQDLTAHAGRTLRMVELAQQVNSQMPQYVVQRAAALLNEHGKSARGARILLLGVTYKPDLADQQSTPAEEVAVRLMRLGASLSYHDPHIPSWNILDRPVPRADSLYESAADADLTILLQQHRRYDLQGLSVKAQLLLDTRGATPTGAAHRL, encoded by the coding sequence ATGCCCGCAGATCTCGCCGTCATCGGACTCGGCCCGTACGGCCTGCCGCTGGCCAAGGCCGCCGTCGCGGCCGGCATCCCCACGCTCGGTTACCGGACCGGGCCCGAGGCCGCCTCCCTCAGCCCCGCGGAACTGCGCCGGATGCTCTCGGGGGGCTTCCGGCACGCCACCAGCCCCGCCGAGCTCGGCCGCGTACGCACCGCCGTCATCTGCGCACCCACCCCGCGCGGCGCGGACGGCGGGCTCGACCTGAGCCAGGTGGAGGCGGCCGCCCGCACCCTGGCCGCCCGGCTGCGCCCGCACACCACCGTCATCCTGGAGTCGCCCGTCCCCCCGGGCACCACCGAGAACGTCCTGCGACCCCTCCTCGAAGAGGGCTCGGGGATGGTCGCCGGCCGCGACTTCCACCTGGCCTACTCCCCCAGTCGCATCGACCCCGGCAACCGCGACTTCACCCCCACCAACACCCCCAAGGTGATCGGCGGCCTCACACCCGCCTGCACCGAGTCGGCCGCCGCCTTCTACGGCCGCCTCACCGACAAGGTGGTACGCGCGCGTGGCCCGCGCGAGGCGGAGACCGTGCAGGTCCTGGAGACCAACTTCCGGCACGTCAACATCGCCCTGGTCAACGAAATGGCCGTCCTCTGCCACGACATGGGCGTCGACCTGTGGGACGTCATCCGCTGCGCGGAGACCAAGCCCTTCGGCTTCCATGCCTTCCGTCCCGGCCCCGGCGTCGGCGGCCACGCCGTCCCCCAGGACCTCACCGCCCACGCGGGCCGCACCCTGCGCATGGTCGAACTGGCCCAGCAGGTCAACAGCCAGATGCCCCAGTACGTCGTCCAGCGCGCCGCCGCCCTCCTCAACGAGCACGGCAAGTCCGCGCGCGGCGCCCGCATCCTCCTCCTCGGCGTCACCTACAAGCCCGACCTCGCCGACCAGCAGTCCACGCCCGCCGAGGAGGTCGCGGTCCGCCTGATGCGGCTGGGCGCCTCCCTCAGCTACCACGACCCGCACATCCCGTCCTGGAACATCCTCGACCGCCCCGTCCCGCGCGCGGACTCCCTGTACGAGTCCGCCGCCGACGCCGACCTGACGATCCTGCTCCAGCAGCACCGGAGGTACGACCTTCAGGGGCTGTCGGTGAAGGCGCAGCTGTTGCTGGACACGCGGGGGGCTACGCCTACGGGGGCGGCGCATCGGTTGTGA
- a CDS encoding SDR family NAD(P)-dependent oxidoreductase, translating to MTTALITGSTAGIGAAFARRLAADGHDLVLVARDTKRLREQATELHDRHGIEAKVLTADLAEDAGIETVAARLGDRRNPVDLLINNAGFGNKGRYLDVSMADELKMLKVHCEAVLRLTSAAAEAMRERGRGGVVNVASVAAFVPRGTYGASKAWVVQFTQGAARDLAGSGVRLMALCPGFVRTEFHERAGMGTDNIPGWMWLDADKVAATALEDLARGRSLSIPDPRYKVLMGAAKLVPRGMLGGISSKTGRKYGPQ from the coding sequence ATGACAACGGCATTGATTACGGGATCGACCGCGGGCATCGGCGCCGCGTTCGCGCGGAGGCTGGCGGCTGACGGGCACGACCTCGTCCTGGTGGCCCGGGACACCAAGCGGCTGCGGGAGCAGGCGACCGAACTGCACGACCGGCACGGCATCGAGGCGAAGGTGCTGACGGCCGACCTGGCGGAGGACGCCGGCATCGAGACGGTCGCCGCCCGCCTCGGCGACCGCCGGAACCCCGTCGACCTGCTGATCAACAACGCCGGCTTCGGCAACAAGGGCCGTTATCTCGACGTCTCCATGGCCGACGAGCTGAAGATGCTCAAGGTGCACTGCGAAGCCGTACTGCGTCTGACCTCGGCGGCGGCGGAGGCGATGCGGGAGCGGGGGCGCGGGGGTGTCGTCAACGTCGCGTCGGTCGCGGCCTTCGTACCGCGCGGCACGTACGGCGCGTCCAAGGCGTGGGTCGTGCAGTTCACCCAGGGGGCGGCGCGGGATCTGGCCGGGAGCGGGGTGCGGTTGATGGCGCTGTGCCCGGGGTTCGTGCGGACCGAGTTCCATGAGCGGGCCGGGATGGGGACGGACAACATCCCGGGGTGGATGTGGCTGGACGCGGACAAGGTGGCGGCCACGGCGCTGGAGGACCTGGCCCGGGGCAGGTCGTTGTCCATTCCGGACCCCAGGTACAAGGTGCTGATGGGGGCGGCGAAGCTGGTCCCGCGGGGGATGCTCGGGGGGATCAGCTCGAAGACGGGGCGGAAGTACGGGCCGCAGTAG
- the guaB gene encoding IMP dehydrogenase yields MTANVDGVPGKFATLGLTYDDVLLLPGASEVLPNAVDTSSRISRNVRVNIPLLSAAMDKVTESRMAIAMARLGGVGVLHRNLSVEDQVNQVDLVKRSESGMVTDPITVHPEATLAEADALCAKFRISGVPVTDPAGKLLGIVTNRDMAFESDRTRQVREVMTPMPLVTGQVGISGTDAMDLLRKHKIEKLPLVDDSGVLKGLITVKDFVKAEKYPNAAKDSEGRLLVGAAVGASPEALERAQALAEAGVDFLVVDTSHGHNSNALSWMSKIKSSVGVDVIGGNVATRDGAQALIDAGVDGIKVGVGPGSICTTRVVAGIGVPQVTAIYEASLAARPAGIPLIGDGGLQYSGDIGKALAAGADTVMLGSLLAGCEESPGELQFINGKQFKSYRGMGSLGAMQSRGQGKSYSKDRYFQAEVAADDKLVPEGIEGQVPYRGPLSSVLHQLVGGLRQTMGYVGAATIDEMESKGRFVRITSAGLKESHPHDIQMTVEAPNYSRK; encoded by the coding sequence ATGACTGCAAACGTCGACGGAGTGCCCGGTAAATTCGCGACACTCGGGCTGACCTACGACGACGTGCTGCTGCTGCCGGGCGCATCCGAGGTGCTCCCCAACGCGGTCGACACCTCGTCCCGCATCTCCCGCAACGTCCGGGTGAACATCCCGCTGCTCTCTGCGGCCATGGACAAGGTGACCGAGTCCCGCATGGCCATCGCGATGGCCCGCCTCGGCGGCGTCGGCGTGCTGCACCGCAACCTCTCCGTCGAGGACCAGGTCAACCAGGTCGACCTGGTGAAGCGGTCCGAGTCCGGCATGGTCACCGACCCGATCACGGTGCACCCGGAGGCGACCCTCGCCGAGGCCGACGCCCTGTGCGCCAAGTTCCGCATCAGCGGTGTCCCGGTCACCGACCCGGCCGGCAAGCTCCTCGGCATCGTGACCAACCGCGACATGGCCTTCGAGTCGGACCGCACCCGTCAGGTGCGCGAGGTCATGACGCCGATGCCGCTGGTCACCGGCCAGGTCGGCATCTCCGGCACCGACGCGATGGACCTGCTGCGCAAGCACAAGATCGAGAAGCTGCCGCTCGTCGACGACTCGGGTGTCCTCAAGGGCCTGATCACCGTCAAGGACTTCGTGAAGGCGGAGAAGTACCCCAACGCCGCCAAGGACTCCGAGGGCCGTCTCCTCGTCGGTGCCGCCGTCGGTGCCAGCCCCGAGGCCCTGGAGCGCGCCCAGGCGCTCGCCGAGGCCGGTGTGGACTTCCTGGTCGTCGACACCTCGCACGGCCACAACAGCAACGCCCTCAGCTGGATGTCGAAGATCAAGTCCAGCGTCGGCGTCGACGTGATCGGCGGCAACGTCGCCACGCGCGACGGCGCCCAGGCGCTGATCGACGCCGGTGTCGACGGCATCAAGGTGGGCGTGGGCCCCGGCTCCATCTGTACGACCCGCGTGGTCGCCGGCATCGGCGTCCCGCAGGTCACCGCCATCTACGAGGCCTCCCTCGCCGCCCGCCCCGCGGGCATCCCGCTGATCGGTGACGGCGGCCTGCAGTACTCCGGCGACATCGGCAAGGCGCTCGCCGCCGGCGCCGACACCGTGATGCTGGGCTCGCTGCTCGCGGGCTGCGAGGAGTCGCCGGGCGAGCTGCAGTTCATCAACGGCAAGCAGTTCAAGTCGTACCGCGGCATGGGCTCGCTCGGTGCCATGCAGTCCCGTGGCCAGGGCAAGTCGTACTCGAAGGACCGCTACTTCCAGGCCGAGGTCGCCGCCGACGACAAGCTCGTGCCCGAGGGTATCGAGGGCCAGGTGCCCTACCGCGGCCCGCTGTCCAGCGTCCTGCACCAGCTCGTCGGCGGGCTGCGTCAGACCATGGGCTACGTTGGCGCGGCCACCATCGACGAGATGGAGTCCAAGGGCCGCTTCGTGCGGATCACCTCCGCGGGCCTCAAGGAGAGCCACCCGCACGACATCCAGATGACGGTCGAGGCGCCGAACTACAGCCGCAAGTAG
- the groES gene encoding co-chaperone GroES yields MTTTSSKVAIKPLEDRIVVQPLDAEQTTASGLVIPDTAKEKPQEGVVLAVGPGRFENGERLPLDVKTGDIVLYSKYGGTEVKYNGEEYLVLSARDVLAIIEK; encoded by the coding sequence GTGACGACCACCAGCTCCAAGGTTGCCATCAAGCCGCTCGAGGACCGCATTGTGGTCCAGCCGCTCGACGCCGAGCAGACCACCGCCTCTGGCCTGGTCATCCCGGACACCGCCAAGGAGAAGCCCCAGGAGGGCGTCGTCCTGGCCGTGGGCCCGGGCCGCTTCGAGAACGGCGAGCGCCTGCCGCTCGACGTCAAGACCGGCGACATCGTGCTGTACAGCAAGTACGGCGGCACCGAGGTGAAGTACAACGGCGAGGAGTACCTCGTCCTCTCCGCTCGCGACGTGCTCGCGATCATCGAGAAGTAG
- a CDS encoding LysR family transcriptional regulator has translation MLEARHLRVLRAVAATGSFSAAGRELGCTQPAVSQQMKALETSVGTPLLIRSGREMRLTQAGEALVRHAAGILSGLTAAEEEVAAIAGLRAGRVRLVSFPSGSSTLVPTALAALRAAHPGTRVSLEEAEPPNSVELLREGDCDVALAFRYEGAAGAEEWDDLVVRPLLTDRLVGLVPERHRLARTASAGPVAIGELAAEPWIAGCPRCRGQLIEVCESAGFTPRIDFATDDYPAVVGLVGAGLGVAVLPQLAVESVRPRGTRMVTLEPAVRREIVALTLPDLAQVPAVAATLDQLARAAAR, from the coding sequence GTGCTCGAAGCCCGTCACCTCCGCGTCCTGCGCGCCGTCGCCGCCACCGGTTCCTTCTCCGCCGCCGGCCGCGAACTGGGCTGCACCCAGCCCGCCGTCAGCCAGCAGATGAAGGCCCTGGAAACCTCCGTCGGCACCCCTCTGCTGATCCGCAGCGGGCGCGAGATGCGGCTGACCCAGGCCGGTGAAGCCCTCGTGCGGCACGCCGCCGGGATCCTGTCGGGGCTGACGGCCGCCGAGGAGGAGGTCGCGGCCATCGCGGGGCTGCGCGCCGGGCGCGTCCGGCTCGTCTCCTTCCCCAGCGGCAGCTCCACCCTCGTGCCGACCGCCCTCGCCGCCCTGCGCGCCGCACACCCCGGCACCCGTGTCTCCCTGGAGGAGGCCGAGCCGCCGAACTCCGTCGAGCTGCTGCGCGAGGGTGACTGCGACGTGGCCCTCGCCTTCCGGTACGAGGGCGCCGCGGGCGCCGAGGAGTGGGACGACCTGGTCGTACGCCCCCTGCTGACGGACCGTCTCGTAGGCCTGGTCCCCGAACGGCACCGCCTCGCGCGCACCGCGTCCGCCGGGCCCGTCGCCATCGGGGAGCTCGCCGCCGAGCCGTGGATCGCCGGATGCCCGCGCTGCCGGGGACAGTTGATCGAGGTGTGCGAGAGCGCCGGCTTCACGCCCCGCATCGACTTCGCCACCGACGACTATCCGGCCGTCGTGGGCCTGGTGGGCGCCGGCCTGGGCGTGGCCGTCCTGCCCCAGCTCGCCGTCGAGTCCGTACGGCCGCGAGGGACGCGCATGGTGACGCTGGAACCGGCGGTCCGGCGGGAGATCGTGGCGCTCACGCTGCCCGACCTGGCGCAGGTGCCCGCCGTGGCGGCGACCCTCGACCAGCTGGCCCGAGCAGCCGCCCGCTAG
- a CDS encoding GuaB3 family IMP dehydrogenase-related protein, producing MTEIEIGRGKRGRRAYAFDDIAVVPSRRTRDPKEVSIAWQIDAYRFELPFLAAPMDSVVSPATAIRIGELGGLGVLNLEGLWTRYEDPQPLLDEIAELPTEAATRRLQEIYAAPIKEELIGQRIEEVRDSGVVTAAALSPQRTAQFSKAVVDAGVDIFVIRGTTVSAEHVSGAAEPLNLKQFIYELDVPVIVGGCATYTAALHLMRTGAAGVLVGFGGGAAHTTRNVLGIRVPMATAVADVAAARRDYMDESGGRYVHVIADGGVGWSGDLPKAIACGADSVMMGSPLARATDAPGKGHHWGMEAVNEELPRGKKVHLGTVGTIEEVLTGPSHTPDGSMNFFGALRRAMATTGYSELKEFQRVEVAVADSQHQR from the coding sequence GTGACTGAGATCGAGATCGGGCGCGGCAAGCGCGGCCGCAGGGCGTACGCCTTCGACGACATCGCCGTCGTCCCGAGCCGCCGTACGCGGGACCCGAAGGAGGTCTCGATCGCCTGGCAGATCGACGCCTACCGCTTCGAGCTGCCCTTCCTGGCCGCCCCCATGGACTCGGTCGTCTCCCCGGCCACCGCGATCCGCATCGGCGAACTCGGCGGCCTCGGCGTGCTGAACCTCGAGGGCCTGTGGACGCGGTACGAGGACCCGCAGCCGCTGCTCGACGAGATCGCCGAGCTGCCCACCGAGGCCGCCACCCGCCGCCTCCAGGAGATCTACGCCGCTCCCATCAAGGAGGAGCTGATCGGGCAGCGCATCGAGGAGGTGCGCGACTCGGGCGTGGTCACGGCCGCCGCGCTCTCCCCGCAGCGCACGGCCCAGTTCTCCAAGGCGGTCGTCGACGCCGGCGTGGACATCTTCGTCATCCGGGGTACGACCGTCTCGGCGGAGCACGTCTCCGGTGCGGCCGAGCCGCTGAACCTGAAGCAGTTCATCTACGAGCTCGACGTCCCGGTGATCGTCGGCGGCTGCGCCACGTACACCGCGGCCCTGCACCTGATGCGCACCGGCGCGGCCGGCGTCCTGGTCGGCTTCGGCGGCGGCGCCGCGCACACCACGCGCAACGTCCTCGGCATCCGCGTCCCGATGGCCACGGCGGTCGCGGACGTGGCGGCGGCCCGCCGCGACTACATGGACGAGTCCGGCGGCCGGTACGTGCACGTGATCGCGGACGGTGGCGTGGGCTGGTCCGGTGACCTGCCGAAGGCGATCGCCTGCGGCGCCGACTCGGTGATGATGGGCTCCCCGCTCGCCCGCGCCACGGACGCGCCGGGCAAGGGCCACCACTGGGGCATGGAGGCCGTGAACGAGGAGCTGCCGCGAGGCAAGAAGGTGCACCTCGGGACGGTCGGCACGATCGAGGAGGTGCTGACGGGGCCGTCGCACACGCCGGACGGTTCGATGAACTTCTTCGGGGCGCTGCGGCGGGCCATGGCCACGACCGGGTACAGCGAGCTGAAGGAGTTCCAGCGGGTCGAGGTCGCGGTGGCGGATTCGCAGCACCAGCGGTAG
- a CDS encoding sigma-70 family RNA polymerase sigma factor has product MREDKTTVIGGLVHRAVDGDEQATHDLLAHVHPLALRYCRTRLSRLPGDARHFVEDLAQEVCVAVLLALPRYKDTGRPFEAFVFAIAAHKVADLQRAAMRHPGSTAVPSDEMPERPDDSLGPEERALLSSDAEWAKKLLANLPENQRELLLLRIAVGLTAEETGQMLGMSPGAVRVAQHRALSRLRALAEQ; this is encoded by the coding sequence ATGCGCGAGGACAAGACGACGGTGATCGGTGGGCTCGTTCACCGCGCCGTCGACGGGGATGAGCAGGCCACGCACGACCTGCTCGCCCATGTCCACCCCTTGGCGCTGCGCTACTGCCGCACCAGGCTGTCGCGCCTGCCGGGCGACGCCCGGCACTTCGTCGAGGACCTCGCCCAGGAGGTCTGCGTCGCCGTGCTCCTCGCGCTGCCGCGCTACAAGGACACCGGCCGCCCCTTCGAGGCGTTCGTCTTCGCCATCGCCGCGCACAAGGTGGCGGACCTCCAGCGGGCGGCGATGCGGCACCCCGGTTCCACGGCGGTTCCCTCGGACGAGATGCCCGAGCGCCCCGACGATTCGCTGGGCCCCGAGGAGCGGGCGCTGCTGAGCAGCGACGCCGAGTGGGCCAAGAAACTGCTGGCCAACCTGCCCGAGAACCAGCGGGAGCTGTTGCTGCTGAGGATCGCGGTGGGCCTGACCGCGGAGGAGACGGGTCAGATGTTGGGAATGTCACCCGGCGCGGTTCGGGTGGCCCAGCACCGGGCGCTGAGCAGGCTGCGGGCGCTGGCCGAGCAGTAG
- a CDS encoding response regulator transcription factor: MTSVLVCDDSPLAREALRRAVATVPGVERVTTAANGEEVLRRWGADRSDLILMDVRMPGLGGVETVRRLLSADPGARIIMLTVAEDLDGVALAVAAGARGYLHKDASRAELRATVTQALADPTWRLAPRRLRSAEMGAAPTLTAREIQVLEGMSHGRSNAEIGRELFLSEDTVKTHARRLFKKLGASDRAHAVALGFRWGLVR; the protein is encoded by the coding sequence ATGACATCCGTCCTCGTCTGCGACGACTCCCCGCTTGCCCGAGAGGCGCTTCGCCGCGCGGTCGCGACCGTGCCCGGCGTCGAGCGCGTGACGACGGCGGCCAACGGCGAGGAAGTCCTCCGCCGCTGGGGCGCCGACCGCTCGGACCTGATTCTGATGGACGTACGCATGCCCGGTCTGGGCGGCGTCGAGACCGTGCGGCGGCTGCTGTCCGCCGACCCAGGTGCGCGCATCATCATGCTCACCGTCGCCGAGGACCTGGACGGCGTGGCCCTCGCGGTCGCCGCCGGTGCCCGCGGCTATCTGCACAAGGACGCCTCGCGCGCGGAGTTGCGCGCGACGGTGACGCAGGCGCTGGCCGACCCGACCTGGCGTCTTGCCCCGCGGCGGCTGCGCTCCGCGGAGATGGGTGCCGCGCCGACGCTCACCGCGCGTGAGATCCAGGTGCTGGAGGGCATGAGCCACGGTCGCTCCAACGCCGAGATCGGTCGCGAGCTGTTCCTCTCCGAGGACACCGTGAAGACGCACGCTCGGCGGTTGTTCAAGAAGCTGGGTGCTTCGGACCGGGCCCACGCGGTGGCACTCGGGTTCCGCTGGGGTCTGGTTCGCTGA
- a CDS encoding MOSC domain-containing protein, with amino-acid sequence MKLLSVNLGQAKPVPDTDDPDAVTGIDKRPVAGPVRVAAPGPKGIGGSGLAGDAVCKREHHGGDDQAVYAVAREDLDAWERELGRSLRNGGFGENLTTSGLDVSGALIGERWRIGPEVVLEVTCGRIPCATFQGHLGERQWVKRFTAKGAPGAYLRVIEPGEIRAGDPMEIIHRPDHEVTVALQFRAVTTERKLLPRLLAAGAALHPESLDAARKYVAKHGV; translated from the coding sequence ATGAAGCTTCTCTCAGTGAACCTGGGCCAGGCGAAGCCCGTGCCGGACACGGATGACCCCGATGCCGTGACCGGCATCGACAAGCGGCCGGTGGCGGGGCCGGTGCGGGTGGCGGCGCCCGGGCCCAAGGGCATCGGGGGAAGTGGGCTGGCCGGGGACGCGGTGTGCAAGAGGGAGCACCACGGCGGCGACGACCAGGCCGTGTACGCGGTGGCGCGCGAGGACCTCGACGCGTGGGAGCGCGAGCTGGGGCGGTCGCTGAGGAACGGCGGGTTCGGCGAGAACCTCACGACGTCCGGCCTGGACGTGTCCGGCGCCCTGATCGGCGAGCGCTGGCGGATCGGGCCCGAGGTGGTGCTGGAGGTGACGTGCGGGCGGATTCCCTGTGCCACGTTCCAGGGCCATCTGGGTGAGAGGCAGTGGGTGAAGCGGTTCACGGCGAAGGGTGCGCCGGGCGCGTATCTGCGGGTGATCGAGCCGGGTGAGATACGGGCGGGCGACCCGATGGAGATCATCCACCGTCCGGATCACGAGGTGACGGTGGCGCTGCAGTTCCGGGCGGTCACGACGGAGCGGAAGCTGTTGCCGCGGCTGCTGGCGGCGGGGGCGGCGCTGCATCCGGAGTCGCTGGACGCGGCGCGGAAGTACGTGGCGAAGCACGGGGTCTGA
- the groL gene encoding chaperonin GroEL (60 kDa chaperone family; promotes refolding of misfolded polypeptides especially under stressful conditions; forms two stacked rings of heptamers to form a barrel-shaped 14mer; ends can be capped by GroES; misfolded proteins enter the barrel where they are refolded when GroES binds), translating to MAKILKFDEDARRALERGVNKLADTVKVTIGPKGRNVVIDKKFGAPTITNDGVTIAREVEVEDPYENLGAQLVKEVATKTNDIAGDGTTTATVLAQALVREGLKNVAAGASPAALKKGIDAAVAAVSEELLATARPIDEKSDIAAVAGLSAQDTQVGELIAEAMDKVGKDGVITVEESNTFGLELDFTEGMAFDKGYLSPYFVTDQERMEAVLEDPYILINQGKISSIQDLLPLLEKVIQAGASKPLLIIAEDVEGEALSTLVVNKIRGTFNAVAVKAPGFGDRRKAMLQDMATLTGAEVISEEVGLKLDQVGLEVLGSARRITVTKDDTTIVDGAGKSEAVQGRVAQIKAEIENTDSDWDREKLQERLAKLAGGVCVIKVGAATEVELKEKKHRLEDAISATRAAVEEGIVSGGGSALVHAVKVLEGNLGKTGDEATGVAVVRKAAVEPLRWIAENAGLEGYVITSKVAELDKGQGFNAATGEYGDLVKAGVIDPVKVTRSALENAASIASLLLTTETLVVEKKEEEEPAAAGHGHGHAH from the coding sequence ATGGCGAAGATCCTGAAGTTCGACGAGGACGCCCGTCGCGCCCTCGAGCGCGGCGTCAACAAGCTTGCCGACACGGTCAAGGTGACGATCGGCCCCAAGGGCCGCAACGTCGTCATCGACAAGAAGTTCGGCGCGCCCACCATCACCAACGACGGTGTCACCATCGCCCGTGAGGTCGAGGTCGAGGACCCGTACGAGAACCTCGGCGCCCAGCTGGTGAAGGAGGTGGCGACCAAGACCAACGACATCGCGGGTGACGGTACGACCACCGCCACCGTGCTGGCCCAGGCGCTCGTCCGCGAGGGCCTGAAGAACGTCGCCGCCGGGGCCTCCCCGGCCGCCCTGAAGAAGGGCATCGACGCGGCCGTCGCCGCGGTCTCCGAGGAGCTCCTCGCGACCGCCCGGCCGATCGACGAGAAGTCCGACATCGCCGCCGTGGCCGGTCTCTCCGCCCAGGACACGCAGGTCGGCGAGCTCATCGCCGAGGCGATGGACAAGGTCGGCAAGGACGGTGTCATCACCGTCGAGGAGTCCAACACCTTCGGTCTGGAGCTGGACTTCACCGAGGGCATGGCCTTCGACAAGGGCTACCTGTCGCCGTACTTCGTGACGGACCAGGAGCGCATGGAGGCCGTCCTGGAGGACCCCTACATCCTCATCAACCAGGGCAAGATCTCCTCCATCCAGGACCTGCTGCCGCTGCTGGAGAAGGTCATCCAGGCCGGTGCCTCCAAGCCGCTGCTGATCATCGCCGAGGACGTCGAGGGCGAGGCCCTGTCGACCCTGGTCGTCAACAAGATCCGCGGCACCTTCAACGCGGTCGCCGTCAAGGCCCCCGGCTTCGGTGACCGTCGCAAGGCGATGCTGCAGGACATGGCGACGCTGACCGGCGCCGAGGTCATCTCCGAGGAGGTCGGCCTCAAGCTCGACCAGGTCGGCCTGGAGGTGCTGGGCTCCGCCCGCCGCATCACCGTCACCAAGGACGACACCACGATCGTCGACGGCGCCGGCAAGTCCGAGGCCGTCCAGGGCCGTGTCGCCCAGATCAAGGCCGAGATCGAGAACACCGACTCCGACTGGGACCGCGAGAAGCTCCAGGAGCGCCTCGCGAAGCTGGCCGGCGGCGTGTGCGTGATCAAGGTCGGCGCCGCCACCGAGGTGGAGCTGAAGGAGAAGAAGCACCGTCTGGAGGACGCCATCTCCGCGACCCGCGCCGCGGTCGAGGAGGGCATCGTCTCCGGTGGTGGCTCCGCGCTCGTCCACGCCGTCAAGGTCCTGGAGGGCAACCTCGGCAAGACCGGCGACGAGGCCACCGGTGTCGCGGTCGTCCGCAAGGCCGCCGTCGAGCCGCTGCGCTGGATCGCCGAGAACGCCGGCCTGGAGGGCTACGTCATCACCTCCAAGGTCGCCGAGCTCGACAAGGGCCAGGGCTTCAACGCCGCAACCGGCGAGTACGGCGACCTGGTCAAGGCCGGCGTCATCGACCCGGTCAAGGTCACCCGCTCCGCCCTGGAGAACGCCGCCTCCATCGCCTCCCTCCTCCTGACGACCGAGACCCTGGTCGTCGAGAAGAAGGAAGAGGAAGAGCCGGCCGCCGCGGGCCACGGCCACGGCCACGCCCACTGA